Proteins found in one Aquibium microcysteis genomic segment:
- the mnmE gene encoding tRNA uridine-5-carboxymethylaminomethyl(34) synthesis GTPase MnmE, translating to MCAVIQDTIFALSSGRLPAGIAVMRLSGPAAFSAAEALSGPLPPPRQMELRSIRKCSAELIDRGMVVAFPAPHSFTGEDSVEFHLHGGRAVVTALTQELCTFAHIRQAEAGEFSQRAFRNGKLDLTTAEALADLIDAETEAQRRFAIDNAGGRNAALYGDWREKLLVARALIEAELDFPDEDDVPGSVAAPVWHGIEAMAREIAVHLDGYHRGEIIRDGYRVAIVGAPNAGKSSLLNAIARRDVAIVSPEPGTTRDLVSVDLDLRGIKVTLTDTAGMRAEAGFVEQQGIERAREAASRSDLILLVEPDPGLLDVRGFLPEAVPVVRVHSKIDVHEGSDSRETRADIAVSALTGEGLHDLIDLIGARAESAVGTRVDTVPFRERHVAELRAALFALQQFLDLDGGPLEIAAEQLRGASDRLARIIGAIDVEDLLDVVFSRFCIGK from the coding sequence ATGTGTGCCGTGATCCAGGATACGATATTCGCGCTGTCGAGCGGCAGGCTTCCGGCCGGGATCGCCGTCATGCGCCTTTCCGGTCCGGCAGCCTTTTCCGCAGCCGAGGCCCTTTCCGGGCCTCTGCCACCGCCGCGACAGATGGAGTTGCGGTCGATCCGCAAGTGCTCCGCCGAACTGATCGACCGCGGTATGGTCGTCGCTTTCCCGGCTCCGCACAGCTTCACCGGCGAGGACAGCGTGGAGTTTCATCTGCATGGGGGCCGGGCGGTTGTCACGGCTCTCACGCAGGAGCTTTGCACCTTCGCCCACATCCGCCAGGCGGAAGCAGGGGAGTTTTCACAGAGGGCGTTTCGCAACGGCAAGCTCGATCTGACGACAGCCGAGGCTCTGGCGGACCTCATCGATGCCGAGACGGAGGCGCAGCGACGGTTCGCCATCGACAATGCGGGCGGTCGAAACGCGGCGCTTTATGGAGACTGGAGAGAAAAGCTCCTGGTGGCGCGGGCTCTTATCGAGGCGGAACTGGATTTTCCCGATGAAGACGACGTGCCCGGTTCGGTCGCTGCTCCGGTATGGCACGGCATCGAAGCGATGGCGCGTGAAATAGCCGTGCATCTCGATGGATACCATCGTGGCGAGATCATCCGGGACGGCTACAGAGTGGCCATAGTCGGGGCTCCGAATGCGGGGAAGTCGAGCCTGCTCAACGCGATTGCCCGGAGGGACGTGGCCATCGTCTCGCCGGAGCCCGGAACGACCCGCGACCTCGTCTCCGTCGACCTCGATCTTCGCGGGATCAAGGTCACGCTCACCGACACGGCCGGTATGCGGGCCGAGGCGGGGTTCGTCGAACAGCAGGGCATCGAGCGCGCTCGGGAAGCGGCGAGCAGGTCCGACCTCATTCTGCTGGTCGAACCGGATCCGGGACTCCTCGATGTACGCGGCTTTCTGCCGGAAGCGGTTCCCGTCGTACGGGTTCATTCGAAGATAGACGTTCATGAAGGATCGGATTCACGTGAAACACGGGCCGATATCGCGGTATCCGCATTAACCGGAGAAGGCCTGCATGATCTCATCGACCTCATCGGCGCCAGGGCTGAGTCGGCCGTCGGCACCAGAGTGGACACTGTTCCGTTTCGGGAACGGCATGTTGCCGAGCTGAGAGCCGCGCTCTTCGCTCTTCAGCAGTTTCTCGATCTGGATGGTGGTCCTCTCGAGATTGCGGCTGAACAGTTGCGAGGCGCATCCGACCGACTCGCGAGGATCATAGGCGCCATCGATGTCGAGGATTTGCTCGACGTGGTGTTTTCGCGCTTCTGCATTGGGAAATGA
- the rho gene encoding transcription termination factor Rho codes for MQEMKLQDFKNKKPTDLIAFAESLEVENASVMRKQELMFAILKKLAAQDIEIIGDGVVEVLQDGFGFLRSANANYLPGPDDIYISPSQIRRFSLKTGDTVEGPIRSPKEGERYFALLKVNTINFDDPEKIRHKIHFDNLTPLYPNERLKMEVENPTTKDISPRVIDLVAPLGKGQRGLIVAPPRTGKTVLLQNIAHSITSNHPECFLIVLLIDERPEEVTDMQRSVKGEVVSSTFDEPAVRHVQVAEIVIEKAKRLVEHGRDVVILLDSITRLGRAYNTVVPSSGKVLTGGVDANALQRPKRFFGAARNIEEGGSLTIIATALIDTGSRMDEVIFEEFKGTGNSEIVLDRKVADKRIFPAMDILKSGTRKEDLLVPRQDLQKIFVLRRILSPMGTTDAIEFLIDKLKQTKSNADFFDSMNT; via the coding sequence ATGCAGGAAATGAAACTCCAGGACTTCAAGAACAAGAAGCCCACAGATCTGATCGCCTTCGCCGAATCGCTCGAGGTGGAGAACGCGAGCGTCATGCGCAAGCAGGAGCTGATGTTCGCCATTCTGAAGAAGCTTGCCGCGCAGGATATCGAAATCATCGGTGACGGCGTGGTGGAGGTCCTCCAGGACGGGTTCGGCTTCCTGCGCTCGGCGAATGCGAACTATCTTCCTGGTCCGGACGACATCTACATCTCCCCCTCGCAGATCCGCCGCTTCTCGCTGAAGACCGGCGATACCGTCGAGGGGCCGATCCGCAGTCCCAAGGAAGGCGAACGGTATTTCGCGCTCCTGAAGGTCAACACGATCAACTTCGATGATCCGGAGAAGATCCGCCACAAGATCCATTTCGACAATCTGACGCCGCTCTATCCGAACGAGAGGCTGAAGATGGAGGTGGAGAACCCGACGACGAAGGACATCTCCCCGCGCGTGATCGATCTCGTCGCGCCTCTGGGCAAGGGACAGCGCGGCCTGATCGTCGCGCCGCCCAGAACCGGCAAGACGGTGCTGCTCCAGAACATAGCGCATTCGATCACGTCGAATCATCCCGAGTGCTTCCTGATCGTGCTGCTCATCGACGAACGGCCGGAGGAAGTGACCGACATGCAGCGCTCGGTGAAGGGCGAAGTCGTTTCGTCGACCTTCGACGAGCCGGCGGTTCGCCACGTCCAGGTGGCGGAGATCGTGATCGAGAAGGCGAAGCGGCTGGTCGAGCACGGGCGCGACGTCGTCATCCTCCTCGACTCCATCACCCGCCTCGGCCGCGCCTACAACACGGTCGTGCCGTCGTCCGGCAAGGTGCTCACCGGCGGTGTCGACGCCAACGCGCTGCAGCGGCCGAAGCGCTTCTTCGGTGCTGCCCGCAACATCGAGGAAGGCGGGTCTCTGACCATCATCGCCACGGCGCTGATCGATACGGGCAGCCGCATGGACGAGGTGATCTTCGAAGAGTTCAAGGGCACGGGCAATTCCGAGATCGTGCTGGACCGCAAGGTCGCCGACAAGCGCATCTTCCCCGCGATGGACATCCTCAAGTCCGGCACCCGCAAGGAAGACCTCCTGGTTCCGCGCCAGGATCTGCAGAAGATCTTCGTGCTCCGCCGCATCCTGTCGCCGATGGGAACGACCGATGCCATCGAGTTCCTGATCGACAAGCTGAAGCAGACGAAGAGCAACGCCGATTTCTTCGATTCGATGAATACCTGA
- the hemJ gene encoding protoporphyrinogen oxidase HemJ codes for MTTAPAGPSDSGAKAARRAAVAIAVFLALTLALFLADPENFYLWAKAIHVIAVISWMAGMLYLPRLFIYHCDAEPGSVQSETFKVMEQRLMRVIINPAMTITWVFGLWLAWEGFSFQPGWLHAKIALVVVLSGFHGYFAGAVRRFSEDRNTKPARHWRIMNEGPTILMVLIVVLVIVKPF; via the coding sequence ATGACGACGGCCCCTGCAGGACCATCCGACAGCGGCGCTAAAGCGGCGCGCCGCGCGGCCGTCGCGATCGCCGTCTTCCTGGCGCTGACGCTCGCCCTCTTTCTCGCCGATCCGGAGAATTTCTATCTCTGGGCAAAGGCGATCCACGTGATCGCAGTCATCTCCTGGATGGCCGGCATGCTCTACCTGCCCCGCCTGTTCATCTACCACTGCGATGCCGAACCGGGTTCGGTACAGTCCGAGACGTTCAAGGTCATGGAGCAGCGGCTGATGAGGGTCATCATCAACCCCGCCATGACGATCACGTGGGTCTTCGGTCTCTGGCTCGCATGGGAGGGCTTTTCCTTCCAGCCCGGGTGGCTCCATGCCAAGATCGCGCTGGTGGTCGTCCTCTCGGGATTTCACGGCTATTTCGCAGGCGCCGTAAGACGCTTCTCCGAAGACCGGAACACCAAGCCGGCACGACACTGGCGCATCATGAACGAGGGGCCGACGATCCTGATGGTTCTGATCGTCGTGCTCGTGATCGTGAAGCCGTTCTGA
- the hemE gene encoding uroporphyrinogen decarboxylase, with protein sequence MADDRRMMRVLRGETLSPPPIWMMRQAGRYLPEYRATRQEAGSFLDLCYSPDFAVEVTLQPIRRYGFDASILFSDILVVPHALGRDLRFEEGRGPLMTPIAEEEIGGLASSGFHERLGPVYETVRRLRAELPGETTLLGFCGAPWTVATYMIAGRGTPDQAAARLFSYRYPKAFAKLIDLLADVSADYLIRQLDEGADAVQIFDSWSGVLDEASFAAYCEAPVRRMVERIKARHPHAPVIGFPKGAGSRYEDYRENTGVDVLALDWSVPLTTAARLQREGPVQGNLDPMRLVAGGTALEEGIDRILQSLGGGPFVFNLGHGVTPETPLEHVAAMVARVRGR encoded by the coding sequence ATGGCCGATGATCGCCGGATGATGAGGGTGCTGAGGGGCGAGACGCTGTCGCCTCCGCCGATCTGGATGATGCGCCAGGCGGGCCGGTACCTGCCGGAGTACCGCGCGACGAGGCAGGAGGCCGGCAGTTTCCTCGACCTCTGCTATTCGCCGGATTTCGCGGTCGAAGTGACGCTCCAGCCCATTCGCCGGTACGGCTTCGATGCCTCCATTCTCTTTTCGGACATTCTCGTCGTCCCGCATGCACTCGGCAGGGATCTTCGCTTCGAGGAAGGACGTGGCCCGCTGATGACGCCGATCGCCGAGGAGGAGATCGGCGGGCTGGCCAGTTCCGGTTTCCACGAGAGGCTCGGACCCGTCTACGAGACCGTCCGGAGACTGCGGGCGGAATTGCCGGGAGAAACGACGCTTCTCGGCTTCTGCGGCGCCCCATGGACGGTCGCCACCTATATGATCGCCGGCAGAGGAACACCTGACCAGGCAGCGGCGCGCCTGTTCTCCTACCGGTATCCGAAGGCTTTCGCGAAGCTCATCGATCTCTTGGCTGACGTCTCGGCCGATTACCTGATTCGCCAGCTCGACGAAGGCGCCGACGCGGTGCAGATCTTCGACAGCTGGTCGGGCGTCCTCGACGAGGCATCCTTCGCTGCCTATTGCGAGGCGCCCGTCCGCCGCATGGTGGAGCGGATCAAGGCCAGGCATCCGCATGCGCCGGTGATCGGCTTTCCCAAGGGAGCCGGATCCCGCTACGAAGACTACCGGGAGAACACGGGCGTCGACGTGCTTGCGCTCGACTGGTCGGTGCCCCTGACCACCGCTGCACGGCTTCAGCGAGAGGGTCCGGTTCAGGGCAACCTCGATCCGATGCGTCTGGTGGCGGGCGGAACGGCGCTGGAAGAGGGCATCGACCGGATCCTGCAGAGCCTCGGCGGTGGCCCATTCGTCTTCAACCTCGGCCATGGCGTCACTCCCGAGACCCCCCTGGAGCACGTGGCGGCCATGGTTGCGCGGGTCCGCGGACGATGA
- a CDS encoding pyruvate, water dikinase regulatory protein: MNKPQSYFHLHLISDATGETLLAAGRAASAQYKDARAIEHIYPLIRTERQIAAVLDEIDAQPGIVLYTIVDQSLARIVDDRCAAMGLPCVSVLEPVLAVFQSYLGEPAGRRVGAQHVLDADYFRRIDALNFTMEHDDGQLPADIEEADIVLVGISRTSKTPTSIYLANRGIKTANVPIVFGLDIPDCLKTAKRPLIVGLIATAERISHVRQNRILGSSVGYQAESYADRSIIAEELGHARKICTRHGWPMIDVSRRSIEETAAAILALRSRSR, from the coding sequence GTGAACAAACCGCAGAGCTATTTCCATCTCCATCTGATTTCCGACGCGACGGGCGAGACCCTGCTGGCAGCCGGCCGTGCGGCGTCTGCGCAGTACAAGGATGCCCGCGCGATCGAGCACATCTATCCCCTGATCCGGACGGAGCGGCAGATCGCCGCCGTCCTCGATGAGATCGACGCCCAGCCCGGCATCGTGCTCTACACGATCGTCGACCAGAGCCTCGCTCGCATCGTGGATGACCGCTGCGCCGCGATGGGGCTGCCCTGCGTCTCGGTCCTGGAGCCGGTCCTCGCCGTCTTCCAGTCCTATCTCGGCGAGCCTGCGGGGCGAAGGGTCGGCGCGCAGCATGTCCTGGATGCCGATTACTTTCGCCGCATCGACGCGCTGAACTTCACCATGGAACACGATGACGGCCAGCTTCCGGCCGATATCGAGGAAGCGGACATCGTTCTCGTCGGCATCTCGCGAACGTCGAAGACACCGACCAGCATCTATCTCGCCAACAGAGGCATCAAGACCGCCAACGTTCCCATCGTCTTCGGCCTCGACATTCCCGACTGCCTGAAGACGGCGAAGAGACCCCTGATCGTCGGGCTGATCGCGACGGCGGAGCGCATCTCGCACGTTCGCCAGAACCGCATACTCGGCAGCAGCGTCGGATATCAGGCGGAAAGCTATGCCGACCGGTCGATCATCGCGGAGGAACTGGGACATGCCCGAAAGATCTGCACCCGGCACGGCTGGCCGATGATCGACGTCTCCCGGCGTTCCATAGAGGAGACGGCCGCCGCCATCCTTGCCTTGCGATCGCGCAGCAGATAG
- a CDS encoding Maf-like protein, translating into MAVPIILASASPYRRKLLEDAGLEFTVLKPDLDERAIEAPLARTGVTAEEVALVLAEAKATAVSEARPGALVIGSDQTLSLDDETFHKPADMEGARRHLLKLSGRTHHLNSAVVLARNGEAIWRHVSVARMTMRHLDPGFIGRHLAAVGEVALTSVGAYQIEGRGIQLFETIEGDHFTIVGLPLLPLLSALRELGAIDG; encoded by the coding sequence ATGGCCGTTCCCATCATCCTAGCCTCTGCGAGCCCCTATCGACGGAAGCTGCTCGAAGACGCAGGCCTCGAGTTCACCGTCCTGAAGCCCGATCTCGACGAGCGCGCCATCGAGGCCCCGCTCGCCCGGACGGGGGTCACGGCGGAAGAGGTCGCGCTCGTGCTGGCCGAAGCCAAGGCGACGGCCGTCAGCGAGGCACGGCCCGGCGCGCTGGTGATCGGCTCCGATCAGACATTGTCGCTGGACGACGAGACCTTCCACAAGCCGGCCGACATGGAGGGCGCGCGGCGCCATCTGCTGAAGCTGTCCGGCCGGACCCATCACCTGAACAGCGCCGTCGTGCTTGCGAGGAACGGCGAGGCGATCTGGCGCCACGTATCGGTGGCGCGCATGACGATGCGCCACCTCGATCCGGGATTCATCGGCCGGCACCTCGCGGCGGTCGGGGAGGTGGCGCTGACCAGCGTCGGCGCCTACCAGATCGAGGGGCGCGGCATCCAGCTGTTCGAGACGATCGAGGGCGACCATTTCACCATCGTCGGCCTGCCGTTGCTGCCGCTTCTGTCCGCGCTCCGGGAGCTTGGCGCGATCGATGGTTGA
- a CDS encoding shikimate dehydrogenase: MVEAPVKAFVCGHPIAHSRSPLIHGHWLARLGIDGRYEAVDVPPEDFVAFLRGIGPAGYRGGNVTIPHKETAFAVVDAYDDASDLIGAINTVWLEDGRLEATNTDWSGFSANLDARAPGWASGRRAVVLGAGGSARAILYALLQKGYREIRVVNRTIDRARDLADRFGERVTGHDWNAGSELLSDTDLLVNTTPIGMAGRHEGKLFDLKPLPSSAIVTDIVYVPLETPLLSSARARGLTTVDGLGMLLHQAVPGFARWFGSTPEVTAELRDLVIADMERHR; the protein is encoded by the coding sequence ATGGTTGAGGCACCCGTCAAGGCCTTCGTCTGCGGCCATCCCATCGCGCATTCCCGGTCACCCCTGATCCATGGCCACTGGCTCGCCAGGCTCGGCATCGACGGTCGCTACGAGGCGGTCGACGTGCCGCCCGAGGACTTCGTCGCCTTCCTGCGCGGCATCGGACCGGCCGGATACCGCGGCGGTAACGTCACCATCCCGCACAAGGAAACGGCCTTCGCGGTCGTCGACGCCTATGACGACGCCTCCGATCTCATCGGCGCCATCAACACCGTCTGGCTCGAGGACGGGCGCCTCGAGGCCACCAACACGGACTGGTCAGGCTTCTCCGCCAATCTCGACGCGCGGGCTCCGGGCTGGGCGTCCGGGCGACGCGCGGTCGTGCTGGGAGCGGGCGGCAGTGCAAGGGCGATCCTGTATGCGCTGCTCCAGAAAGGCTATCGCGAGATCCGCGTCGTCAACCGGACGATCGATCGGGCCCGTGACCTTGCCGACCGCTTCGGCGAGCGGGTGACCGGGCATGACTGGAACGCCGGTTCCGAACTGCTTTCCGATACCGATCTCCTCGTCAACACCACGCCGATCGGCATGGCCGGCCGGCACGAAGGCAAGCTTTTCGACCTGAAGCCGCTCCCTTCCTCGGCCATCGTCACCGACATCGTCTATGTCCCGCTGGAGACCCCGCTTCTTTCGAGCGCCAGGGCTCGGGGGCTGACGACGGTCGATGGTCTCGGCATGCTGCTGCACCAGGCCGTTCCGGGCTTCGCCCGCTGGTTCGGGTCGACGCCCGAGGTGACGGCCGAGCTCCGCGACCTGGTGATCGCCGACATGGAGCGCCATCGATGA
- the coaE gene encoding dephospho-CoA kinase (Dephospho-CoA kinase (CoaE) performs the final step in coenzyme A biosynthesis.) — MIVLGLTGSIGMGKSTTAAMFAAEGVPVNDADAVVHELYRGKAVPLVAAAFPQTVVDGIVDRNRLSTAVLGDSAALKRLEAIVHPLVREAEMDFLAKHRAAGTPLVVLDIPLLFEVGAEGRVDRVAVVSAPADVQRSRVLARPGMTAGKFEAILAKQVPDSEKRARADFVIDTGQGMEPARREVVRIIGELSGGGSA, encoded by the coding sequence ATGATCGTCCTCGGCCTCACCGGCTCGATCGGCATGGGAAAATCGACCACGGCTGCGATGTTCGCTGCCGAGGGCGTGCCGGTCAACGACGCCGACGCGGTCGTGCACGAACTCTACCGGGGCAAGGCGGTCCCGCTCGTCGCTGCGGCGTTCCCCCAGACGGTCGTCGACGGCATCGTCGATCGCAATCGGCTGTCGACGGCCGTGCTCGGCGACTCCGCCGCGTTGAAGCGGCTGGAGGCGATCGTCCATCCGCTCGTCCGCGAAGCCGAAATGGACTTCCTGGCGAAGCACCGCGCGGCCGGTACCCCCCTCGTCGTCCTCGACATACCCCTCCTGTTCGAGGTGGGCGCCGAGGGGCGCGTTGATCGCGTCGCGGTGGTCAGCGCGCCCGCGGACGTCCAGCGATCGCGCGTGCTGGCGCGTCCCGGCATGACCGCGGGCAAGTTCGAGGCGATCCTGGCGAAACAGGTTCCGGACTCCGAAAAGCGTGCCCGGGCGGATTTCGTGATCGACACCGGACAGGGGATGGAGCCGGCCCGGCGGGAGGTCGTCCGAATTATCGGTGAATTGTCGGGCGGGGGTTCGGCCTAG
- the dnaQ gene encoding DNA polymerase III subunit epsilon: MREIIFDTETTGLDSREDRIIEIGGVELVNRFPSGRFIHFYIHPGDRQIHPEAQAVHGISMADLQGKPRFAEIAGEFLAFIEGAKLIAHNAGFDMGFVNQELARLGIEPIGADRVVDTLAIARRKHPMGPNSLDALCRRYGVDNSRRTKHGALLDSELLAEVYIELVGGKQAALGLEIVETVVETTADVDVAIVLSERPRPLAPRLGDAERAAHARMIESLGESALWKRILPQAAGAAPAE, translated from the coding sequence ATGCGCGAGATCATATTCGACACCGAGACGACCGGCCTCGATTCGCGCGAGGATCGGATCATCGAGATCGGCGGCGTGGAACTCGTCAACCGCTTCCCCTCCGGCCGCTTCATCCATTTCTACATCCATCCGGGAGATCGCCAGATTCATCCCGAGGCGCAGGCGGTGCACGGCATCAGTATGGCCGACCTGCAGGGCAAGCCCCGGTTTGCCGAGATCGCCGGCGAGTTTCTCGCCTTCATAGAAGGCGCGAAACTGATCGCTCACAATGCCGGCTTCGACATGGGCTTCGTCAACCAGGAACTCGCGCGGCTGGGGATCGAGCCGATCGGGGCGGACCGCGTCGTCGACACGCTGGCGATCGCCCGGCGCAAGCATCCGATGGGTCCCAATTCGCTCGACGCGCTGTGCCGGCGCTACGGTGTGGACAATTCGCGGCGCACCAAGCACGGCGCGCTGCTCGATTCGGAACTTCTCGCGGAAGTCTATATCGAGCTGGTCGGCGGCAAGCAGGCTGCCCTGGGGCTGGAGATCGTCGAGACCGTCGTCGAGACGACCGCCGACGTCGACGTCGCGATCGTCCTGTCCGAACGGCCGAGGCCGCTGGCTCCACGGCTCGGCGATGCGGAACGCGCAGCGCACGCGCGGATGATCGAATCGCTGGGCGAATCGGCCCTATGGAAACGCATTCTTCCGCAGGCGGCGGGAGCGGCGCCGGCAGAATGA
- the secB gene encoding protein-export chaperone SecB — protein sequence MAESQDSNAGGAVSNGNGAQPTLNIMAQYVKDLSFESPGAPNSLRGRDKAPSININVNVNANPLSENDFDVNLTLTAKANVDKEVLFNVELVYGGVFRIAGFPKEHVLPVLFIECPRLLFPFARQIVAEATRNGGFPPLMLDPIDFAQMFQRKLAEDQAKAKVQMS from the coding sequence ATGGCCGAATCGCAGGACAGCAACGCCGGTGGCGCAGTGAGCAATGGCAACGGCGCGCAGCCGACGCTCAACATCATGGCCCAGTACGTCAAGGACCTGTCCTTCGAAAGCCCCGGCGCACCGAACTCGCTGCGCGGACGCGACAAGGCCCCGAGCATCAACATCAACGTCAATGTCAACGCGAACCCGCTGTCTGAGAACGACTTCGACGTGAATCTGACGCTGACGGCGAAGGCCAACGTCGACAAGGAAGTTCTCTTCAACGTCGAGCTCGTCTATGGCGGCGTCTTCCGCATCGCCGGCTTCCCGAAGGAGCACGTCCTGCCCGTGCTCTTCATCGAGTGCCCTCGCCTGCTGTTCCCCTTCGCGCGCCAGATCGTCGCCGAAGCGACCCGCAACGGCGGCTTCCCGCCTCTGATGCTCGATCCGATCGACTTCGCCCAGATGTTCCAGCGCAAGCTCGCCGAGGATCAGGCCAAGGCCAAGGTGCAGATGAGCTGA
- a CDS encoding FxsA family protein: protein MRFPSLFLIFLVVPLLEIAAFVLVGSRIGVLATLGMVLFTAVVGSVLLRVQGFGLLRRIQAETDAGRVPGRELVHGAMILLAGFLLLLPGFVTDAIGFLLFIPAFREWMWRSIARRVLVKVDMTGFRAGGADMRHRRDPRTIDLDAEEFSRTGPGTRDADGSSPWRRIDGDR, encoded by the coding sequence GTGCGATTTCCTTCCCTATTCCTGATCTTCCTGGTCGTCCCGCTGCTCGAGATCGCCGCCTTCGTGCTCGTCGGCAGCCGGATCGGGGTGCTGGCGACACTGGGAATGGTTCTCTTCACCGCCGTGGTCGGCTCGGTGCTCCTGCGCGTTCAGGGGTTCGGCCTGCTGCGGCGCATCCAGGCCGAGACGGATGCGGGCCGGGTTCCGGGGCGGGAGCTGGTGCACGGAGCCATGATCCTGCTCGCGGGCTTTCTCCTGCTCCTTCCGGGCTTCGTCACCGATGCCATCGGTTTTCTTCTCTTCATCCCGGCCTTCCGCGAGTGGATGTGGCGAAGCATCGCCAGGCGCGTGCTGGTGAAGGTCGACATGACGGGATTTCGGGCGGGCGGCGCGGACATGCGCCATCGGCGCGATCCGCGAACGATCGATCTCGACGCGGAGGAATTCAGCCGCACAGGCCCCGGGACGCGCGACGCCGACGGCAGCTCTCCCTGGCGCCGGATCGACGGCGACCGCTGA
- a CDS encoding Tim44/TimA family putative adaptor protein — protein MEFFDFGTLFFIVAAVVIFMQLRNVLGRRTGHEKPPFDPYTAARSREKEPAAAAQDNVVSLPRRKGAPETDAAYAAIDKVAAPGTDLNKGLRAIRDADQSFDPKGFVEGAKMAYEMIVMAYADGDRKTLKNLLSRDVYEGFVAAIAERETRSEKIQSSFVGIDKADIVGAEMKGTEAHVTLRIVSELISATRDGAGVVIDGDPETVAEVKDVWTFARDTRSRDPNWKLVATEAED, from the coding sequence ATGGAATTTTTCGATTTCGGCACATTGTTCTTCATCGTCGCTGCGGTGGTCATCTTCATGCAGCTGCGGAACGTGCTCGGCCGCCGGACCGGCCATGAGAAACCGCCCTTCGATCCCTATACGGCAGCGCGCTCACGAGAGAAGGAACCGGCGGCCGCTGCACAGGACAACGTCGTCTCGCTGCCGCGGCGCAAGGGCGCCCCGGAGACCGATGCCGCCTATGCCGCGATCGACAAGGTGGCTGCACCGGGGACCGATCTGAACAAGGGCCTGCGCGCGATCCGCGATGCCGATCAGAGCTTCGATCCGAAGGGCTTCGTCGAGGGCGCCAAGATGGCCTACGAGATGATCGTGATGGCCTATGCCGACGGCGACCGGAAGACGCTGAAGAACCTCCTCTCCCGGGACGTCTACGAGGGCTTCGTGGCCGCGATCGCCGAGCGAGAGACCCGTTCGGAGAAGATCCAGTCCTCCTTCGTCGGGATCGACAAGGCCGACATCGTCGGCGCCGAGATGAAGGGGACGGAGGCGCATGTCACGCTGCGGATCGTCAGCGAACTGATCTCCGCCACGCGGGACGGTGCGGGCGTCGTCATCGACGGCGATCCGGAGACGGTGGCCGAGGTCAAGGACGTCTGGACGTTCGCTCGCGACACCCGCTCGCGCGACCCCAACTGGAAGCTGGTCGCGACCGAAGCCGAAGACTGA